Proteins encoded in a region of the Vicia villosa cultivar HV-30 ecotype Madison, WI linkage group LG5, Vvil1.0, whole genome shotgun sequence genome:
- the LOC131606338 gene encoding elongation factor 1-delta-like, which yields MAVALYNLKSESGLKKLNEYLLTRSYITGYQASKDDITVYSALPSVPSSEYENVARWFKHIDALLRISGVSGEGSGVTVESSLVAEEAVATPPAADTKATEAEDDDDDDVDLFGEETEEEKKAAEERAAAVKASGKKKESGKSSVLLDVKPWDDETDMKKLEEAVRSVQLDGLLWGASKLVPVGYGIKKLQIMMTIVDDLVSVDNMVEDYLTVEPINEYVQSCDIVAFNKI from the exons atggCGGTTGCACTCTATAACCTTAAGTCTGAATCCGGTTTGAAGAAGCTCAATGAGTACCTTCTCACACGCAGTTATATCACTGG ATACCAAGCTTCAAAGGATGATATCACTGTTTATTCCGCTTTGCCATCAGTTCCATCCTCTGAATATGAGAATGTTGCTAGGTGGTTCAAGCACATTGATGCTTTATTGAGAATTTC TGGTGTTTCTGGTGAGGGATCTGGTGTCACTGTTGAATCTTCTCTAGTTGCTGAAGAGGCTGTTGCCACTCCTCCAGCTGCTGACACAaag GCTACTGAAGCTGAGGACGACGATGATGACGATGTGGATTTGTTTGGTGAAGAGACTGAGGAAGAAAAGAAGGCAGCTGAGGAACGGGCAGCAGCCGTGAAGGCGTCTGGCAAAAAGAAAGAGA GTGGGAAATCATCGGTATTGTTGGATGTGAAGCCATGGGATGATGAAACCGACATGAAGAAGCTTGAAGAAGCAGTGAGATCTGTTCAGTTGGATGGATTGTTATGGGGTGCAT CCAAACTTGTTCCAGTTGGATATGGTATCAAGAAACTTCAAATTATGATGACAATTGTGGATGACTTGGTTTCTGTTGACAATATGGTTGAGGACTACCTTACCGTCGAGCCCATCAATGAGTATGTCCAGAGTTGTGACATTGTTGCCTTCAACAAAATAT AA